From Streptomyces sp. NBC_00690, a single genomic window includes:
- a CDS encoding GNAT family N-acetyltransferase — protein MTQTTTRVLEPSDLEAALAVLESEPVTNAFVTSRVQVAGLDPWRLGGEMWGWYTDGRLRSLCYSGANLVPICATPEAVRAFADRARRAGRRCSSIVGPAEPTALLWRLLEPNWGPARDVRPHQPLMVTDHVPADIAPDPYVRRIRKDEMEVIMPACVAMFTEEVGVSPMAGDGGLLYQARVAELVGAGRSFARIDDGRVVFKAEIGAATSQVCQVQGVWVDPEHRGRGLSETGMAAVLRYALADIAPVVSLYVNDYNTAARAAYRRVGFEETGAFMSVLF, from the coding sequence TTGACGCAGACCACCACCCGGGTCCTCGAACCCAGCGACCTCGAAGCGGCGCTCGCCGTCCTGGAGAGCGAACCCGTGACGAATGCCTTCGTCACCTCGCGGGTCCAGGTCGCCGGGCTCGACCCATGGCGGCTGGGCGGCGAAATGTGGGGTTGGTACACCGACGGACGACTGCGCTCGCTGTGCTACTCCGGCGCCAACCTCGTCCCCATCTGTGCCACCCCCGAAGCCGTCCGCGCCTTCGCGGACCGGGCCCGCAGGGCCGGCCGCCGCTGCTCATCGATCGTGGGCCCCGCCGAGCCCACGGCGCTCCTGTGGCGACTGCTCGAACCCAACTGGGGCCCCGCCCGCGACGTACGACCCCACCAGCCGCTCATGGTCACCGATCACGTGCCGGCCGACATCGCGCCCGACCCCTATGTCCGCCGCATCCGCAAGGACGAGATGGAAGTGATCATGCCCGCCTGCGTGGCCATGTTCACCGAGGAGGTCGGAGTCTCCCCGATGGCGGGCGACGGCGGTCTCCTCTACCAGGCACGGGTGGCCGAGCTCGTCGGCGCCGGTCGCTCGTTCGCCCGCATCGACGACGGCCGGGTCGTCTTCAAGGCCGAGATCGGCGCCGCCACCTCCCAGGTGTGCCAGGTCCAAGGCGTCTGGGTCGACCCCGAACACCGCGGCCGAGGACTCTCCGAGACGGGCATGGCCGCCGTACTGCGCTACGCCCTTGCCGACATCGCCCCCGTGGTCAGTCTGTACGTCAACGACTACAACACCGCTGCGCGGGCCGCGTACCGTCGGGTCGGCTTTGAGGAGACCGGCGCCTTCATGAGCGTCCTGTTCTAG
- a CDS encoding GNAT family N-acetyltransferase, which yields MAALSDVLIGPFDLASRIDEALTVQALAFGLSDEEIAVRRHIVYRHMLQPGAWALGAQTGTGRLVGFVYGMPNDRRHWWSTIVEPYLRSAGIDHWLDDSFVITELHVHPDFQGRGIGRSLITSITDGVDQPRSILSALDIESPARGLYRSLGYQDLALQVHFPSAPSPYAVMGAPLPLLRGN from the coding sequence ATGGCAGCACTCTCCGATGTCCTGATCGGGCCGTTCGATCTTGCCTCGCGCATCGATGAAGCCCTGACGGTTCAGGCACTTGCCTTCGGGCTCAGCGACGAGGAGATCGCGGTACGCCGCCACATCGTCTACCGCCACATGCTCCAGCCGGGAGCCTGGGCCCTGGGCGCCCAGACCGGCACCGGCCGACTCGTCGGCTTCGTCTACGGCATGCCCAACGACCGCCGGCACTGGTGGTCCACCATCGTGGAGCCCTACCTCCGCAGCGCCGGCATCGATCACTGGCTCGACGACTCCTTCGTCATCACCGAACTCCACGTCCACCCCGACTTCCAGGGCCGTGGCATCGGGCGCTCCCTGATCACCTCCATCACCGACGGAGTGGATCAGCCGCGCTCCATCCTGTCCGCCCTGGACATCGAATCGCCCGCCCGGGGGCTCTACCGCAGCCTCGGTTACCAGGACCTCGCGCTCCAGGTCCACTTCCCGAGCGCACCCAGTCCGTACGCCGTGATGGGCGCCCCGCTGCCCCTGCTGAGGGGGAACTGA
- a CDS encoding proline--tRNA ligase → MAAQVQRMSRLMVKTLRDDPADAETLSHKLLVRAGYVRRNAAGIWSWLPLGKKVLENVTRVVREEMDAMGAQEVLLPAVLPKEPYEATGRWEEYGPELFRLKDRKGADYLLGPTHEEIFTLLVKDQCTSYKDLPVTLYQIQSKYRDEARPRSGILRSREFLMKDSYSFDTTDEGLVDSYGAHRETYIRIFDRLGLTYRIVSAISGAMGGSASEEFLAPAAAGEDTFVHCTGCDYAANTEAVTYTVEAPAPQQHPAMEELDTPDTPTIESLAAHLGVPAAATLKNLLVKVDGEIVAVGVPGDREVDLGKLSDHLAPAEVELVTAEDFADRPDLVRGYVGPQGLEKVRYLADPRIAAGTAWITGANKDGAHVRHVVAGRDFEVDEYVDVVTVQDGDPCPKCGTGLKLDRAIEIGHIFQLGRKYADAFQLDVLGQNGKPTRVTMGSYGVGVSRAVAALAEQSADEKGLCWPAEIAPADVHVVAAGKALQIELALQAADALAAAGLRVLVDERPGVSPGVKFTDAELIGVPKILVAGRRAAEGVLELKDRRTGEREELPLAEAVARLRA, encoded by the coding sequence ATGGCAGCCCAGGTCCAGCGCATGTCCCGTCTGATGGTCAAGACACTGCGCGATGACCCGGCAGACGCCGAGACGCTCAGTCACAAGCTGCTCGTCCGCGCCGGCTACGTCCGCCGCAACGCCGCGGGCATCTGGTCCTGGTTGCCGCTCGGCAAGAAGGTCCTGGAGAACGTCACCCGCGTGGTCCGCGAGGAGATGGACGCCATGGGCGCCCAGGAGGTCCTGCTCCCCGCCGTGCTTCCCAAGGAGCCCTACGAGGCGACCGGGCGCTGGGAGGAGTACGGGCCCGAACTGTTCCGGCTCAAGGACCGCAAGGGCGCCGACTACCTGCTCGGACCCACGCACGAAGAGATCTTCACCCTGCTCGTCAAGGACCAGTGCACGTCCTACAAGGACCTGCCGGTCACGCTCTACCAGATCCAGTCCAAGTACCGGGACGAGGCCCGCCCCCGCTCGGGCATCCTGCGCAGCCGCGAGTTCCTGATGAAGGACTCGTACTCCTTCGACACCACCGACGAGGGGCTCGTCGACTCGTACGGCGCCCACCGCGAGACGTACATCAGGATCTTCGACCGGCTCGGGCTCACCTACCGCATCGTCTCGGCCATCTCCGGCGCGATGGGCGGCTCCGCGTCCGAGGAGTTCCTGGCCCCCGCAGCGGCCGGCGAGGACACCTTCGTCCACTGCACCGGCTGTGACTACGCGGCGAACACGGAAGCCGTGACCTACACCGTCGAGGCTCCGGCGCCCCAGCAGCACCCCGCTATGGAGGAGCTGGACACCCCCGACACCCCGACCATCGAGTCGCTCGCCGCGCACCTCGGTGTGCCGGCCGCCGCCACGCTGAAGAACCTCCTGGTGAAGGTGGACGGCGAGATCGTCGCCGTCGGAGTGCCCGGTGACCGCGAGGTGGACCTGGGCAAGCTCTCCGACCACCTGGCTCCCGCCGAGGTCGAACTGGTCACCGCCGAGGACTTCGCCGACCGCCCCGACCTGGTGCGCGGCTACGTCGGCCCGCAGGGCCTTGAGAAGGTCCGCTACCTCGCCGACCCGCGCATCGCGGCGGGCACGGCCTGGATCACCGGAGCCAACAAGGACGGCGCCCATGTGCGCCACGTCGTCGCAGGCCGTGACTTCGAGGTCGACGAGTACGTGGATGTCGTCACCGTCCAGGATGGCGACCCCTGCCCGAAGTGCGGCACTGGCCTCAAGCTGGACCGCGCCATCGAGATCGGCCACATCTTCCAGCTGGGCCGCAAGTACGCCGACGCCTTCCAGCTCGACGTCCTCGGGCAGAACGGCAAGCCCACTCGGGTCACCATGGGCTCGTACGGCGTCGGTGTCTCCCGTGCCGTGGCGGCGCTTGCCGAGCAGAGCGCCGACGAGAAGGGCCTGTGCTGGCCCGCGGAGATCGCACCCGCCGACGTCCACGTGGTCGCGGCCGGCAAGGCGCTCCAGATCGAACTGGCACTCCAGGCGGCCGATGCGCTCGCCGCGGCGGGGCTGCGGGTCCTGGTGGACGAGCGCCCGGGGGTGTCGCCCGGCGTGAAGTTCACCGATGCCGAACTGATCGGCGTGCCCAAGATCCTGGTCGCGGGTCGTCGCGCTGCCGAAGGGGTCCTGGAACTGAAGGACCGCCGTACCGGTGAGCGCGAGGAGCTGCCCCTCGCGGAGGCCGTCGCCCGACTGCGCGCCTGA
- a CDS encoding aminoglycoside phosphotransferase family protein has product MGFEAPRRLVRALGEGDAWLARLPSIAEEAVDRLELAVERTVVPGGRSSCVLLVRRSDGTSAALKLAPPSAAPEAERAALAHWAGWGAAHLLPAAPAEGAFLLERLHPEVSLRSLPDGKALLEAAGIVRRLWVEPAADHGFETVAERTARQAKSLRDSAELAGEPLVTAALAARDELAASSPESLLLHGSFRQGKVLAGDRTPWVAVGPDPVVGERAYDLGRLAWDRVEDLVAAAAGASATRRRINKLADSLEVDAERLRGWALFRAVESARRVSVPEAELRWEFASWL; this is encoded by the coding sequence ATGGGTTTTGAAGCGCCCCGACGTCTGGTGCGGGCGCTCGGTGAGGGTGATGCCTGGCTCGCCCGGCTGCCGTCGATCGCCGAGGAAGCAGTGGATCGGCTGGAACTGGCGGTCGAGCGGACGGTGGTCCCGGGCGGCAGGAGCAGTTGCGTCCTGCTCGTCAGACGCTCGGACGGCACCTCAGCGGCGCTGAAGCTGGCGCCGCCGTCCGCGGCACCCGAGGCGGAGCGCGCGGCCCTCGCACACTGGGCCGGCTGGGGTGCGGCCCATCTGCTGCCCGCGGCCCCCGCGGAGGGCGCCTTCCTGCTGGAGCGGTTGCACCCGGAGGTGTCCCTGCGCTCGCTCCCCGACGGAAAGGCACTGCTGGAGGCGGCGGGGATCGTACGTCGGCTCTGGGTGGAGCCGGCCGCGGACCATGGCTTCGAGACGGTCGCCGAACGCACCGCCCGCCAGGCGAAGTCACTGCGTGACTCGGCGGAGCTGGCCGGGGAGCCCCTGGTGACGGCCGCCTTGGCGGCGCGGGACGAACTGGCTGCGAGTTCCCCGGAGTCCCTGCTGCTGCACGGCAGCTTCCGCCAGGGCAAGGTCCTGGCCGGGGACCGTACGCCCTGGGTTGCGGTGGGCCCCGACCCCGTGGTCGGGGAGCGCGCCTACGATCTGGGCCGGCTCGCCTGGGACCGGGTGGAGGACCTGGTGGCCGCGGCGGCGGGGGCTTCGGCGACCCGGCGTCGTATCAACAAGCTCGCGGATTCGCTGGAGGTGGATGCGGAGCGGCTGCGCGGGTGGGCGCTGTTCCGTGCGGTGGAGTCGGCCCGGCGGGTGTCCGTCCCGGAGGCGGAGCTCCGGTGGGAGTTCGCCTCCTGGTTGTGA
- a CDS encoding ferritin-like domain-containing protein, with product MSTQALLTAVQAALAAEHAAVYGYGVVGARIDDARRAEAVQAHDAHRARRDSLGRTVRDLGGTPAAAAPGYALPFPVPDPAAALRLASHLEDRVAGVYSDLVRAANGQLRREAAVSLREAAVRSVRWRGSGVAFPGLAERAARP from the coding sequence ATGAGCACCCAGGCCCTGCTGACCGCGGTCCAGGCCGCGCTGGCCGCGGAACACGCTGCGGTCTACGGCTACGGAGTCGTCGGCGCCCGGATCGACGACGCCCGCAGGGCCGAGGCCGTCCAGGCCCACGACGCCCACCGTGCCCGGCGCGACTCACTGGGACGCACCGTGCGCGACCTGGGCGGCACCCCCGCCGCTGCGGCGCCCGGCTACGCCCTGCCCTTCCCGGTCCCTGACCCGGCCGCTGCCCTACGGCTCGCCAGCCATCTGGAGGACCGGGTCGCCGGTGTGTACTCCGATCTCGTACGGGCGGCGAACGGCCAGCTCAGACGGGAGGCGGCGGTATCGCTGCGGGAGGCGGCAGTCCGGTCGGTGCGGTGGCGGGGCAGCGGCGTAGCCTTTCCTGGGCTCGCCGAGCGTGCGGCCCGTCCGTGA